A single region of the Winslowiella toletana genome encodes:
- a CDS encoding DUF523 domain-containing protein has protein sequence MKKILLSACLAGFPVRYNGSAKTVVSEHLARWRQQNRLVVFCPELAAGFQTPRPAAEIQPTRSGNGVIAHGARVREASGDDVTERYILAAWLTLEMAQQHGCQYAILTEGSPSCGTDLIYSGDFTQRKIAGSGVTTELLTRHGIEVFSEHQIPRLCARIHESDAV, from the coding sequence ATGAAAAAAATCCTCCTCAGTGCATGTTTAGCGGGCTTTCCGGTACGCTACAACGGCTCAGCAAAAACCGTGGTTTCTGAACATCTTGCGCGCTGGCGTCAGCAGAATCGCCTGGTGGTTTTCTGCCCGGAGCTGGCTGCCGGATTTCAGACGCCGCGCCCTGCGGCCGAGATTCAGCCGACCCGCAGCGGAAACGGCGTTATTGCGCATGGTGCCAGAGTGAGAGAAGCAAGCGGGGATGATGTCACCGAACGCTACATTCTGGCGGCATGGCTGACGCTGGAAATGGCGCAGCAGCATGGCTGTCAGTATGCCATCTTAACCGAGGGTAGCCCGTCGTGCGGCACTGACCTTATCTATAGCGGTGATTTTACTCAGCGCAAAATAGCCGGTAGCGGAGTGACCACCGAGCTGTTAACCCGCCACGGTATTGAGGTATTCTCCGAACACCAAATTCCGCGCTTATGCGCAAGAATTCATGAGTCAGATGCTGTTTAG